A part of Paenarthrobacter sp. A20 genomic DNA contains:
- a CDS encoding acyl-CoA dehydrogenase family protein, translated as MGDYSGGSVSPGSAGAVPPSVADLPTADFFDFESLLSVQEQRKLNELRAFLASEIAPYAGQWWEKAEFPEHILPKLAALRLSAPAQRGYTHLFAGLVIAEMTRVDTSIATFFMVHHDLFVESLYDFGSDSQQDRYLDDASNLRTTGAFALTEPDHGSDVAGGMETTAQRVERADHDGGDYWVINGAKRWIGNGTFCDYMLVWAKDEADGAVRAFIVDASLPGITRSRIENKIALRTVQNADIVFVDVEVAEADRFAGISSFADTNHLLRGSRIMVAWQAVGQQLAAFDVARQYAVERMQFGRPLAKFQLIQQHLVDMLGNSVASMGMMVRIAQLQEDIYTDAQGVRHGGADMAQVALAKAYCSARMRETVALGRSILGGNGIVTDYRIAKIFADAEAIFTYEGSYEINSLIVGRAVTGVSAIA; from the coding sequence ATGGGCGACTACAGCGGCGGTTCAGTGTCCCCTGGCTCGGCGGGCGCCGTTCCGCCATCCGTGGCGGACCTGCCCACTGCCGACTTCTTCGACTTCGAGTCTCTGCTGAGCGTCCAGGAACAGCGGAAACTCAACGAACTCCGGGCCTTCCTCGCCTCGGAGATAGCCCCTTATGCCGGGCAATGGTGGGAAAAAGCCGAGTTCCCGGAGCACATCCTGCCCAAGCTCGCAGCCCTGCGGCTCAGTGCTCCGGCACAGCGTGGATATACGCACCTTTTCGCCGGCCTGGTCATCGCCGAGATGACACGCGTTGATACTTCAATTGCCACGTTCTTCATGGTCCATCACGATCTCTTCGTGGAGTCACTGTACGACTTCGGCAGCGACTCCCAACAGGACCGCTACCTCGACGACGCGTCCAACCTCCGCACCACCGGAGCCTTCGCGCTGACCGAACCGGACCATGGGTCCGATGTTGCCGGAGGTATGGAAACCACCGCCCAACGCGTTGAGCGGGCAGACCACGACGGCGGTGACTACTGGGTGATCAACGGCGCCAAACGCTGGATCGGCAACGGGACGTTCTGCGACTACATGCTGGTGTGGGCCAAGGACGAGGCGGACGGCGCCGTGCGCGCGTTCATCGTTGACGCCTCCCTGCCGGGCATCACCCGGAGCCGCATCGAGAACAAGATCGCCCTGCGGACCGTGCAGAACGCCGACATCGTTTTCGTGGATGTCGAAGTAGCTGAGGCAGATCGCTTCGCAGGCATCAGCAGCTTTGCCGACACCAACCACCTGCTGCGCGGATCCCGGATCATGGTCGCCTGGCAGGCCGTCGGCCAGCAACTGGCAGCGTTCGACGTAGCCCGGCAGTACGCCGTGGAACGGATGCAGTTCGGCAGGCCGCTCGCCAAATTCCAGCTCATCCAGCAACACTTGGTGGACATGTTGGGAAACTCCGTAGCCAGCATGGGGATGATGGTCAGGATCGCGCAATTGCAGGAAGACATCTACACCGACGCCCAAGGTGTGCGGCACGGCGGCGCAGACATGGCACAAGTGGCGCTCGCGAAAGCATACTGCAGTGCCCGGATGCGGGAGACGGTAGCCCTGGGGCGGTCCATTCTTGGCGGCAACGGAATCGTCACCGACTACCGGATCGCCAAGATCTTTGCTGACGCCGAGGCCATCTTCACGTACGAGGGCTCGTACGAAATCAACTCGCTCATCGTTGGCCGCGCTGTGACGGGAGTTTCGGCGATCGCCTAG
- a CDS encoding SDR family NAD(P)-dependent oxidoreductase codes for MDIKGTVALITGGASGLGAATAKRLFDAGASVVLVDLPQSAGDAYAAELNTGSPHSPSAPRAVFVPADVTNEAQVQAAVDAAVALGPLRIVVNCAGIATPGKVLGRDGVLPLENFNKVIQINLVGTFNVIRLAAAAMVETEPVATELGGPERGVVINTASVAAFEGQIGQPAYAASKGAVAAMTLPLAREFARSLIRVATIAPGIFETPMMAGLPQAAQDSLGQQVPHPARLGRAAEYANLAAHIVENAMLNGETIRLDGAIRMGLK; via the coding sequence ATGGACATCAAGGGCACGGTCGCGCTGATCACAGGCGGCGCATCAGGGTTGGGGGCCGCTACCGCAAAGCGTTTGTTCGACGCGGGGGCTTCGGTGGTCCTTGTGGATCTGCCGCAGTCGGCGGGGGACGCTTACGCGGCGGAACTGAACACGGGCAGCCCACACAGCCCATCGGCTCCGAGGGCCGTTTTTGTCCCCGCCGACGTCACCAACGAGGCCCAGGTACAGGCCGCCGTCGACGCCGCAGTTGCACTTGGGCCGCTCCGCATCGTCGTCAACTGTGCCGGCATCGCCACCCCGGGCAAAGTCCTGGGCCGTGACGGCGTGCTGCCCCTGGAAAACTTCAACAAGGTCATCCAGATCAACCTTGTGGGCACGTTCAACGTGATCCGCCTCGCCGCCGCAGCCATGGTGGAAACCGAGCCGGTTGCCACTGAACTTGGCGGGCCCGAGCGCGGCGTTGTCATCAACACCGCGTCCGTCGCCGCATTCGAAGGCCAGATCGGGCAGCCTGCCTACGCAGCATCGAAAGGTGCCGTAGCGGCCATGACCCTGCCGCTGGCGCGCGAGTTTGCCCGTTCGCTGATCCGGGTGGCCACCATCGCGCCCGGCATCTTCGAAACGCCCATGATGGCTGGTCTTCCGCAAGCCGCCCAGGATTCCCTGGGCCAGCAGGTGCCACATCCCGCCCGCCTCGGCCGCGCGGCGGAGTACGCCAACCTGGCCGCCCATATCGTGGAGAACGCCATGCTCAACGGGGAGACCATCCGGCTGGACGGCGCCATCCGCATGGGGCTCAAATGA
- a CDS encoding DUF1684 domain-containing protein yields MSSPTTATDPQLARWQRFRTGRKEALSTEHGWLTLTSFQWLEAAPSELELVPGLWSTDGTTASLSASAADGLTFVETGEKVEGTVTAVLEDEESLMWVQYGGPNGKQVVVELAMRADKYAVRTRDNGSPVLTEFSGVPAYDFNPDWIVGGRFEAYAEPQDVPIGTANPLVDGVHRSVGEVVFRVPGVPHEIRLHAEEEKLGALNVTFHDETNGDTTDEWRKVFIPRPRPDGSVVIDFNRSINYPSAFTPYGTCPMPVRGNSIDVRVEAGEKLPQQD; encoded by the coding sequence ATGAGCTCGCCCACCACCGCAACCGACCCCCAGCTGGCCCGTTGGCAACGGTTCCGCACCGGTCGAAAGGAAGCGCTCTCCACCGAACATGGTTGGTTGACCCTGACGTCGTTCCAATGGCTTGAGGCTGCACCCTCCGAACTGGAACTCGTTCCCGGTCTCTGGTCCACCGACGGCACCACAGCATCTCTTTCAGCGAGCGCGGCTGACGGGCTCACTTTCGTTGAGACTGGAGAGAAGGTCGAAGGAACGGTCACTGCCGTGCTGGAAGACGAAGAGTCGCTGATGTGGGTCCAATACGGCGGCCCCAATGGCAAGCAGGTGGTGGTGGAACTCGCCATGCGTGCGGATAAGTACGCTGTTCGCACCCGTGACAATGGCTCTCCCGTACTGACGGAGTTCAGCGGCGTACCGGCGTACGATTTCAACCCTGATTGGATTGTCGGAGGCCGCTTCGAAGCCTATGCCGAGCCCCAGGACGTACCCATCGGCACAGCCAACCCGTTGGTGGACGGGGTCCATCGCTCAGTGGGCGAGGTGGTTTTCCGGGTACCGGGCGTCCCGCACGAGATCCGTCTTCACGCCGAAGAGGAGAAGCTGGGGGCCCTCAATGTGACCTTCCACGATGAAACCAACGGAGACACCACGGATGAGTGGCGCAAGGTATTCATCCCCCGCCCCCGTCCCGATGGCTCCGTGGTGATCGATTTCAACCGCAGTATCAATTACCCCAGCGCTTTCACGCCCTACGGAACGTGCCCCATGCCTGTCCGTGGCAATTCGATAGACGTGCGGGTGGAAGCGGGCGAGAAGCTCCCCCAGCAGGACTAG
- a CDS encoding Ig-like domain-containing protein, translating into MKNQIHLKTVSLVAALLAAVMAVLGLSMSALPAHAAELADAEITLSTESVVSSQWDQVDLTCAWSVPDNSQPGDTFSIQLPSELRWFGASSFDLDNSAGDTVATAVANDAGLVVFTLTDFVGTHPLDVGGTCSFTTQYSAKPANGETQELTFTVGSSVVRVPVVIEPCPSDCVPGMPTSVGKSMWWSDPGQTELESVFSMPPMSSETNDVVITDTPASGMEIDCSRVTPRVGQNMGNAGNIVTPYDDDEYPASIECSPHELTVTWTGLPEGEHVELFVVTKVTDASLASYENNGTVIISGQETPVVAQTRRSSGSGTGDGTATPTPTPSPTTTTPTPTPTPSPTTTTPTPTPTPSPTTTTPTPTPTPSPTTTTPTPTPTPSPTTTTATPAPTSNTTSPVAVPPTMEPSEPAREDASEQLANTGTQGAAFVFVAAALLAVGSVLAFAGARWSRRRSH; encoded by the coding sequence ATGAAAAATCAGATCCATCTAAAAACCGTGTCATTGGTGGCCGCGCTTTTAGCGGCTGTCATGGCCGTTCTGGGGCTCAGCATGTCGGCACTTCCAGCCCACGCTGCAGAGCTGGCGGACGCGGAAATCACCCTAAGTACGGAATCAGTTGTTTCCAGTCAATGGGACCAAGTAGATCTGACATGCGCATGGTCCGTGCCGGACAACTCGCAGCCCGGTGACACCTTCAGCATCCAGCTCCCGTCGGAGCTGCGATGGTTCGGTGCCTCTTCCTTCGATCTGGATAACTCGGCGGGCGACACCGTTGCCACGGCCGTGGCCAACGACGCCGGCCTGGTTGTCTTTACCCTCACGGATTTTGTCGGCACACATCCCCTTGACGTGGGGGGAACCTGTTCCTTCACCACCCAGTACTCGGCGAAACCGGCGAACGGTGAAACTCAAGAGTTGACGTTCACCGTGGGCTCCAGCGTGGTCCGCGTACCCGTGGTTATTGAGCCCTGCCCTTCGGACTGCGTCCCGGGAATGCCGACATCCGTGGGTAAGTCCATGTGGTGGTCGGACCCTGGCCAGACGGAACTTGAATCAGTCTTCTCTATGCCTCCCATGTCCTCTGAGACGAACGATGTTGTGATTACCGATACTCCGGCGAGCGGCATGGAAATCGACTGCAGCCGGGTGACGCCCCGGGTCGGCCAAAATATGGGAAATGCCGGCAACATTGTCACTCCCTATGACGATGACGAGTACCCGGCGAGCATCGAATGCAGCCCCCATGAACTGACGGTCACCTGGACGGGACTTCCCGAAGGCGAGCACGTGGAACTCTTCGTCGTAACGAAGGTGACCGATGCGTCCTTGGCTTCCTACGAAAACAACGGAACGGTCATCATTTCGGGCCAGGAAACTCCGGTCGTGGCGCAAACCCGTCGAAGCAGCGGAAGTGGAACGGGCGATGGTACCGCCACGCCGACCCCCACACCCAGCCCCACCACAACCACCCCCACGCCAACCCCCACACCCAGCCCCACCACAACCACCCCCACGCCAACCCCCACACCCAGCCCCACCACAACCACCCCCACGCCAACCCCCACACCCAGCCCCACCACAACCACCCCCACGCCAACCCCCACACCCAGCCCCACCACAACCACCGCCACACCGGCCCCGACCTCGAACACCACAAGCCCGGTTGCTGTGCCGCCGACGATGGAACCGTCCGAACCTGCCCGAGAGGACGCCTCTGAGCAACTCGCCAATACCGGCACCCAAGGAGCAGCATTCGTGTTTGTTGCGGCAGCCCTGCTGGCTGTGGGTTCCGTGCTCGCCTTCGCAGGTGCCAGGTGGTCCCGGCGGCGGTCGCACTAG